The Rubripirellula amarantea genome includes the window TCGTTTGAGTGATCCCCGAAGCAGAGATGCTGTCACCGAGAAAGCACACCGTTTCCCCGTCCTTGAAGGTTTCGGCAACTCCGGTGCGAGCGCATGCCAATGCACCGAGTGAACTAACAAAAATCAGAAGCAGCAGTCTCATACGTAGTAATCTCGTCGTGAAATGGGTTGTCAAAAACCCATTCTACGCCGATGAAGACTCTGGTTCCATTGCTGTCCTAAACTCGAAAATCTTTCCCGTCTTCGTGATATGCGACGTGATAGTAATCGAGCATACGATCGTTCCAGTTTTGTACACTGCCGGCTTCTTTGTGACGCCGTAATTGTTCGATGTCCAAGTCGTGGATGATCAACGTCTCGACATTGGGATTGCATTCCGCAGCGATAGCGTCTCTCGCGAATTCCATATCCGCCGGCGTGAAGATTCCCGACTGAGCGTAGTGGATGTCCGAGTTTTCGACGAACGGAAGGTTGCCTGTACATCCAGATATTGCGACATACATATGGTTTTCGATGCATCGAGCCTGAGCACATGAACGCACACGCAAGTAGCCGTGCCTGGTATCGGTGTTGAATGGCACAAACACAATTTGAGCTCCTTTCGCTGCCGCTATGCGGGTCAGCTCGGGGAACTCGATGTCGTAGCAGATCTGAATCGCAATCGGACCGCAATCGGTGTCGAACACTTCCACTTTCTTACCCGGATTGACTCCCCACCATTTCCGCTCGCTCGGCGTGATGTGAATCTTGTATTGCTTTCCGATCGTACCATCGCGTCGAAACAAGTAAGCGATGTTGTAGAGGATGTCATCCTCGATTACGAACTGGGAACCACCGATGATGTTGACGTTGTACTTCACCGCAAGGTCGATGAAGAAGTCAAGAAATTGAGGCGTGAATTCAGCAAGCTGACGAGCGGCTTGGCCTGGTCGCGAAGATTCCACGCAGGAAAGCAACTGAGTCGTGAACAGCTCCGGAAACAATACGAAGTCTGACTTATAATCAGACGCGGTATCGACGAAAAATTCGCACTGTTGGGCGAACTCGTCAAAGTTTCGCACCGTTCTGAGTTGATATTGAACCACACAGACTCGAACTTGCTCGACGAGCGAATGAAATCTTCGCTTACCGCCGGGCACGTGATCGAGATTAGTCCATTCCAAGTAAGTGGCGTAGCCGCAAGATTCTATGTCGCTGGGCAGGTAGTTTGGAATCAAACCGCGAACGGCGAAACCATTGGAGAGCTGAGCAGTCAGAACGGGATCGAAGATGGCCTTATTCAAGACATCTTCGATGTAGACGCTCGCCGTCATCGTTTCGGCATACTTGTGGTAGTTAGGAATCCGCCCCGCAATGATGAACCGAGCGAGATTCTTGTCGCGGCATATCTGCTTGCGGGCGTCGTACAATCGACGAGACAGCTTCATACCGCGGAACTTCGGGTGAACCATGATCTCAATTCCGTAGAGCGTGTCGCCCTTCGGCTTGTGGTTACGAATGAAGCCGTTGTCTGAGATTGCCTTCCAGTTGTGCCACTCTAATTTTGAGTCGTAATCGATGATGACGTTGTTCGCCGACGCAGCCAGCTTCCCGTCGATCTCGATGACGAACTGGCCTTCGGGGAACATTTGAATCTGACTTTCAATTTGCTCGCGAGTCCAAGAAGGGATTCCTGGAAAGCAGAGTTCCGCCATCTCCTTCAACTCGTCGTAATCATCGATAGTCAGTGGACGTTCTACGACGTTGTATTCGAACGTACTAAGATCAAGAGGTTCCATGATTCATCACAGCGGGGTGTTGTAGTGACATCGGATCGCCAGATGGACGGTTCCAATATCGGAAAAGATCTTCGAATTCGCGCAGTTGTAGCAGAGTTAGCCAATTCGCGAAGCGGGTAAATCGCGCCTACCGGGCAACAAACCGCAGGCATACAAGTCCTGGACTCACTATCGCTTCAAGTTGGGAAGCGTTGTCCTGGCCGCCAGGAACCGTGCTAACACCGCATCGAGAGGATCGCTGGTGCGCACGCCGACGTAATCGATAGAAAGTCGCCCACAGGACTTCTTCGTTTCACTCAAGAACTCGTTCAACGCCTCAAGATACCCTTCCCGCAGGGCACGTGGATTGCAGTTCAAAAAGTCATCACTCTCGAGACCTTCAAAACGCGTTGAACCGTTGAATTCAAAGTCCAACTCATCGCTATGCAACACATGGAATAAAGCCACGTCGTGCCCACGTTGACGAAGCACCCGAAGACCTTCCATCAGGTTGTCGACGCCAAGCAAATCGGAAATGACCACCACCAAGCCTCGCTTGGGGATCGCCTGAGCAACCTGTTTGGCGACTTTAGGCAGGTCGGTCCGACCGTCGGCACCCACGCTATCAAGCAGTGCCAAGATCCGTGTGAGTTGCTGCTGATTACTTCTGGCCGGGACACTCGATCGGACTTCCGTGTCAAACGTGAACAGACCGCAGCCATCCTTTTGCCGTAACGCTAAATAGGCGAGCGACGCGGCAATCGAAGCGGAGTAGTCGAACTTGTTCGAATCACCATCGCCGTAGGCCATGCTAGCCGAGCGATCCACCAACAACGTGAGCCGAAGATTCGTTTCCTCTTCGTATTGTTTAATATGCAACTTATCTTGGCGCGCGTAGACCTTCCAATCGATATGACGAATCTCGTCACCGCGTGTGTACTGACGGTGCTGCAGGAATTCGATCGATTGGCCAAAGTACGGACTTCGGTGCATCCCCGAGAGGAAGCCTTCCACGACGCGGCGCGCCGTTAGTTCCAAACGACGAATCCGCCCCGTGACTTCAGGACGCAAATATCTTTTGGAATCGGGCATCGCGTGAAAGTTCATCCTCGGTGGTAGGGGTCGCATCTACAATTCGTTTGACAACATCGTCACTGGTGATGCCATCGCTTTCGGCGGCGAAGTTGACCACCATTCGATGCCGAAGCACGGGCGCGGCAAGCGCAGCGATGTCTTCGACTTGCACATGGAAACGACCTTCCAAAAGAGCTCGTGCCTTGCCACCGAGAATAAGGAACTGGACGGCGCGAGGTCCTGCACCCCAGCCAACCATATCGTCGACAAAGTCTGGCACACCTTCGCTACCCACTCGCGTTTGCCGAACAAGCGACAAAGCATAGCGAACCACGTGGTCGCTAATCGGAACTTGGCGAACGAGCTTTTGCAAACGCAAGATCTCATCGCCTTGCAACACAGGTTGCACCTCGGCGACTTGGCTACCGGTTGTTCGCCGAGCCACTTCAAATTCTTCATCGAAGCTTG containing:
- a CDS encoding carbon-nitrogen hydrolase family protein, with the translated sequence MEPLDLSTFEYNVVERPLTIDDYDELKEMAELCFPGIPSWTREQIESQIQMFPEGQFVIEIDGKLAASANNVIIDYDSKLEWHNWKAISDNGFIRNHKPKGDTLYGIEIMVHPKFRGMKLSRRLYDARKQICRDKNLARFIIAGRIPNYHKYAETMTASVYIEDVLNKAIFDPVLTAQLSNGFAVRGLIPNYLPSDIESCGYATYLEWTNLDHVPGGKRRFHSLVEQVRVCVVQYQLRTVRNFDEFAQQCEFFVDTASDYKSDFVLFPELFTTQLLSCVESSRPGQAARQLAEFTPQFLDFFIDLAVKYNVNIIGGSQFVIEDDILYNIAYLFRRDGTIGKQYKIHITPSERKWWGVNPGKKVEVFDTDCGPIAIQICYDIEFPELTRIAAAKGAQIVFVPFNTDTRHGYLRVRSCAQARCIENHMYVAISGCTGNLPFVENSDIHYAQSGIFTPADMEFARDAIAAECNPNVETLIIHDLDIEQLRRHKEAGSVQNWNDRMLDYYHVAYHEDGKDFRV
- a CDS encoding DUF58 domain-containing protein; amino-acid sequence: MRPEVTGRIRRLELTARRVVEGFLSGMHRSPYFGQSIEFLQHRQYTRGDEIRHIDWKVYARQDKLHIKQYEEETNLRLTLLVDRSASMAYGDGDSNKFDYSASIAASLAYLALRQKDGCGLFTFDTEVRSSVPARSNQQQLTRILALLDSVGADGRTDLPKVAKQVAQAIPKRGLVVVISDLLGVDNLMEGLRVLRQRGHDVALFHVLHSDELDFEFNGSTRFEGLESDDFLNCNPRALREGYLEALNEFLSETKKSCGRLSIDYVGVRTSDPLDAVLARFLAARTTLPNLKR